The Ketobacter alkanivorans genome includes the window CTGACAAAAGGCTTTGCCACAATTGATCATGATTCATTGCGGCTTGGTCAGCGTTGGCGGGCTAAATTGCCATGGTGTGGGTGTGTACTGGGGCTTGAGCGCACACAATGAGAGGAGACTCACCATGAATTTGAATGCTTTGCCGTCAACACCCATTAAGCGTCGCTGGAGCAACCGTTGGTATTTCACTGTACTGCTGCTGGCGCTGCTGGTGTTTGGATTGCGTGGGCTGGATGGCCTGGGGGATGATCATTTGGCTGTACAGATTTCGGTGTATCCGGCGCAGTCCGACAGGATTCTGCTGTGATGGCCGTGGCTGACAATGCAGTTTGCAGAAACAAAACAGGCCTCGCAAGGAGGCCTGTTTTGGGTGGCCGGCTGATTTAGATGCCGTACACGATGTTCTTTTCACTTTTCAGCAGTTCGCGCTGCTCCTGCCAGATGTAGTCGCCTTTTTTGCGATCCAGCAGCTTCAGGGTGATGCGGTAGTACACTTTTTTGGTTTTGGGCTCGGTGCGAATCAGGTTGCTGATTTCACCCACCAGCAGATAGTCGGCATCCACCGCTTTGGCCAGATCCAGTCCACTGGCGGGCTCTTCAAACAGCTGATACAGGCTTTCCTTCCATTTTTCGCTTTCTTGCGACATCAGGCCCTGATCAGAAAAGCGGAAGCGGTTCACCTTATTCAGCTCATTCATGATTTGACCATTGATGGTGGCCAGATCCAGCTTGTCGTAGGTGAAGTTGATGAGTCCGAACACGGCCAGCATGGGGCGGCCGCTCTTGGTGGCATTTTGTACCTGCGCGTCCGCCAGCATGCCTTCGAGCATAGACAGCGAGCTTGCGCTGATGCTGTCGGCGCTCACATCCTTGGTGATGGTTTTTGAGGCGGGCGTGTCATCGTATTTTACGGTGTTGGTGCAGCCTTGAATGATTAGGCTGGCGACCATCGCACAACCCAATACGAACTTTTTATTCATTGATTCCCTCTGCTTATTCTTTTTGGGACTACAAACACCTAGTGTCCACGGAAATTGCGCATCAATCAAGAGCATTCCCCTGCTAAAGCCGCTCTAAACTGGCGGATTTACACGTTGTCTACCATAGTTAATGGTGAGTGAATTGATCAATTCCTGGCCAGGAAACCAGGTTTTCGGAACGGCGGAGCCCCCCTTTATATAAGCGTAAAAGAGTATCCCGTATGAAGCAGTTTTCCTTTCTCCAATGCGTATCAGGTCTGACGGCGGCGACTGTGTTGGTTCTTTCAGGATGCGGTGGTGGAGGGGGTGGCGACCCCTATGTGCCCCCCTCGTTGTCCGACGGCGTCATTTTTACTTACCCCATTGATGGCCAGACCGATGTGCATCTGGGCACCCGTTTTTATGTCACCTTCAGCAAGAATGCCAGTCAGTCGGCCGTGGATGCGGCTTGCAGCGTGGATGGCAGTGGCAATGTCACAGGTAACTTTTGCCTGATCGGCCCTGGGGATGCGGTGATATCCATAGCACCCAGCGTCAGCGGCAAAATAGTGCAGTTTGAAACAGATCAGCTGCAACAGGGGACTCGCTACGAACTCTATGTGCGCAGTGCGGTCATTGGCGGCGGCAGCACCAATCTGCCGGCCAGCGATCCATTGGTGACGTTCCTCACCACCCAGAGCGATCCTGTCAGCGGTGTGGCCCCTACAGTTACTGCCATCAACGGTGAAGATCCTGATGTGTATTCCACTACGCTGCCGTCCCCGCCGGATGCCCGTTATCCCATGATGGACTTCTCTACGATGCGAGTGGAGTTCAGCGAGCCTCTGGATGAAAAAACCGTGCAAGTGGGAACCAGCTTTGAGTTTGTGGAAGTGAATGGCGCAACGGAAACCCCGGTGGTGGGTGCCATGGTGGTGCGTAAGCAGCACATCAGCTTTGACCCGGATGAGGATCTGACCCCCGGAGTTACTTATCGATTGCGCCTGGGCAGCGGCATTGTGGATCTCAATGGTGAAGCGGTAAACCCGGTTACCTATGAGATGGTGCCGGTGAATTCCAATAGCTGCGATTGCGTTATTACCCAGCGGTTCAATACCACGGCGGCCTATGGTGAGGCAGGTTTCCCTCAGACCTCCCGTCTCACTGGACGCCCCCTTAATGCCATTGATTTGTATTCGCCGTTGATCGGCAGCAACGATATCAATCTGCGGGATATCACATTGGAGGCGCGGCTGGCAGACCCCAGTGCGTTTGGTGGCCTGATTCCATTTGTGATCCGCAAAGGCGTGTATCTCGATATTACCGGGCTTGATCTGCGGCTGGGCGGTGAGGTGCCCGCCAATCTGCAAACCGGCGACATCACCGCCAGTTTCATTACCGACGTGACCGGTTACATGGATCGCAACCCCTACCGGCCCTACAGCACCCAGGTGGACGACGATAAGTCGCCCATCTTCGTCTATCTGATTTTTGATCTGGCACTCACCAGTGCCGACCCCAATGGCAATGCTGTGCTGAATCAGACCATTCCCCATGTCCAGGCTACCGGCACCGCCTATATCGAAGACGGCACCCTGTACATTGAAAGCGTACGCACCTTAGAGATGGATTTGTTGGGATTGGATCGGGCACCGGCTCACCTGGTGCTGGCGATCAATTCCGATCTGGTGAGCACACCGGTAGAGGATACCGTGGCACCCACCATTACCAGCGCCTACCCCGGTGATGGCAGCGCCGACTTCCCGGTGCGCGATGAGCTGTCACTGATTTTCAGCGAGCCCATGGATAATGCCGGTGTCGACCCTCAGGATGAAATCGTGCTTACCAATGTGACCGATGGTGGCCAGGTTGCCTTCCAGATCACCTGGGATGGCAGCACCATGCTGCTGCAGCCCGACAGCCCCCTGGCCTACAACAAAACCTATCAGATCACCCTGGGGGCGCTCACGGATCTGGCCAATAACGCCTTGGTGCTGGACGGTGCCGATGCCACCGGCGGGGATGGAGCCATTCAATTCAGCACCGAAAACCCAACAGCCACCACGGTTGGCCCGGTGGTGAGTTCCATTCATTCGGGAGCAGCCTGTACCCTTACCGGAGCCGACGCCAGCTTTGCCGGTCGTTGTAGTGGCGGGCTGTCCGGTGATGAAAAATACCTGCCGTTCACGATTCCAGCCGATGTGCGTCTCGAAGTGAGCTTCAGCCAGCCCATGGATTTGTCCACCCTGACCCTGGGCAGTGCCTGTGGCAGCGGTGCTGTGCGCGTAGAAGAACTGGATGGTGGTGGTGCCTGCGTGGGCGTGGTGGATGGCTCATTGATCGCCGATACCCGCAGCTTCAAGTTTGTACCCCGCAACGGCTGGGTCGAGGGTACCGACTACCGCCTGACCCTGGTGGCCGGAGCCAACACCAGCTGTGGCGCCGGTGAGATCTGTAGCGAGAACGGAATCCCTCTCAACCCTGATCCTATTAATGGCGGTCAGTCCGGTGATGCCGGTGGCGGCAATATCGTCAACACCTTTACCGCGGTGGCCGCCAATAATGATGTGTTTCTGCCCCTGAAAATGCAGCCGTTCAGTGATCAGAATGGTAACGGCTACCTGGATGCCGGTGAAACGGCCCATAGCGAAAACAGTGCCGGGGTAGCGGTGACCGGCGTTGGCGGAATTGTTGTGGGCGCGCTGATTGATGGCGACCCCAATATCTACCTGAGTGGCTCGTTACCCGTCACTGTGGGAGAGCCGGAACCCATCACCGTGGATGGCCTCACCTGGGGTATGACCATCGCCGGAACCAGCCAGATACCGGTTACCGTGCACCCCGGTATTATTTATGGCACCTCGATTCGCCTTGATACCACCGCACGGGTCATCGTTACGATACCGATCAATAATGTGGATACAGGGGTCAGCATTCTTCGGTTGCGCCAGGCAGGTGGAGAGCCTGTCACAGGTTATATCGTGGAAGAAGAAGGGGTAGCGGAACCCCAGTTTATTGCACAGCTTGATCTCTATATGGATGCACCGGACATGGTCATCGAAGTGCTCGGAGTGATCAGTGTGGCTCATGATCTAAGCAGCAAACCGGTTCAGGTTACCATAAAAGGGCCTGTGGAGTTTCTGGAGGATGGGCGCATTCTCATCACCCCGGAAAGCTTGTCGCCGGTTGATCTGATCGTCAACGTATCGGCATTGAATCTGCCGGGCAGCATCTTACTGCAGATTCCCTCAGGCGCCATGAAAATGAGCCTTATCGGCAACCCACTCAAAGGTCGTCAATAGGAGACGCGTATGAACAAGGTATTTTCATTCGCCCTGCTGGCGACCATCATCACCACCCCGGTTTGGGCCCAGGTAGAGCAACCTGATCCACACCAGGAAGCCAACTACTGGGATCGATTCAAAACCAAAACACTGGGCATGGAGAAGGGCGCAAAACCCTTTTACTTCCGCGCCGGATACACCTCCCTGCAGCCGGACTCCTCCAGCTCCGAAGTGGTACTCAGTGGTGTGGACGGAGCAGCCAGCCTTGCCATCGACAATGGCCCCATCGCCGGTTCAGGTGCTGGCGTGGAGCCGGTAAGCTTCCCCAGTGCCGTGGTGGGCTATCGCCTGCCGTGGATGGATGGACACCTGTCGGTGGAAACCATCCTGGCGCTGCCCTTTACCGTGGAATTCACTGCCGAAGGTACCCTGGCCACAGAATCCATTGCCCCTTATGCATTGGGCAACATTCCTACCGGGGTGCCGCCTCTGGGTTCAGAGTTTGGCGAAACCAAAGTGCTGCCCCCGGTGGTCACCCTGGTGTACCGTTTCATGTTGGATAAACCCCTGCGCCCCTATGTGGGGGGCGGCATGGCTTATATGATCACCTACGATTCCAAAGTCACCAACCCCATACTCACTCAATATGGTGAGCCCGAACTGGAGGTAGACGACGTCTTTGGCTACGTAGTGCAGGGCGGTGTAGAGTACAAATTCTATAAAGACTGGTGGGTGAATGTTGATGTCAAATTCATTGGCGGGCTGGAAGCAGACGCCAAAGTGACCGGCATCTGGGTGGATACCCCAAGCCTGCCCACCTACAGTCCGGCAGAAGTGGGCGATGCCAGCGTCAGCGTCACGGTCGATCCCTGGGTCTACCATATCGGGGTAGGCTTCGACTTCTAGACATCTGTCATCCCAACGCATCATAAATCGGTATAATGGGCGCAGTTTCTATTCGAATCTGTCGCAAGCAACTCAAAGGAAGCTGTGCCCGTGACCACCTTCTCCGCCCGCCTTAAACAACTGCGCTGGCACCAATGGACCCTACTCGGGCTGGTGCTGGTTTATCTAATTTACATCGCTTTGTCCTACCTGTACCTGCCGGGCAAACTCAAACAAGTCGTGGAAGCCGACGTGTCCGAATTTGTTGGACGCCAACTCACGGTTGAGCGCTTTGAGTACAACCCCTTCGATCTGTCATTACGGGTGTACGACTTTGCTGTGGCAGACAAACCCGATGCGCCACTGCTCGCCTGGCAGCAATTCTATGTAAACTTCACGCCTTGGGGCTCCCTGTTCAGTTGGGACATCAAATTTGAGGCCATCCAGCTGGATCAGCCCCTGGTCAACATCGAGAAACACGGTGATCGCTTCAATTTCAGCGACATAATCGACAAGTTCTCCGGCGATGAGGCTGCGGTGGAGGAACAACAAGGCGACACCCGTATCGCATTGGAAGTGGTAAACACCGCCATCAATCAGGGGGTTTTTCGCTTTACAGATCTCAGTGGCAGCAAGCCCGCCCGCTCCGAAATGGATGACATCACCATCGAAGTGCTGGATCTGTATCTGGCCACCGGTGATGAGCATCTAAACCCCTTCAACATCACGGCTGCCATTCCTGGCGGTGGCCAGATCAAGTTGGCCGGAGAATACCGCCTTGATCCGCTCTACGTGGATACCAACGTGGAAGCCATGGGCATTGAACTGAAGGAATTCAGTGATTTCGTTAATAACGTTGTGCCCATGACCGTGACGGGCGGGCGCTTGGGCCTGAACGCTCACGTGTTGGTACAGCAGCAACAAGAAGACGTCGCAGTCAACATCGATAACACCGACGTTACCGTAACCGAGCTGGCCCTGGATGATGCCATACCCGAGCCGCCCATGGCCCGCATCAACACCATCACCATCAGTGGCCTGCAGTTTGACTTGCTGCAGCAGAGCCTTGAGATCGGCAAACTCAATGTGGATCAGGTGCTGCTGAATCAATGGCTTGATGCCGATGGCGCGCCCCGCTTCCAACACCTGCTGGTGCAAGAAGTGGTGGAGCAAAACATCGAAGCGCAGCACAGCCCAGTGGCAGCCGAACAGGAAGCCGCTCCCTGGAAGGTAGTGGTGCGTCGGCTTGAAGTGGGCAACAGTCAGCTTAACTTCTCGGATCAGAATGAAAAAATCACCCGTGGCCACACTGTTAGTGGCATACAGGTAGCGCTGGATGATTTTACGCTGACCGAGCAGCAGCCGGTGCCACTGAGCATTCAGGCCACATTAGACGAGCAGGGCATGCTCAAAGTAGATGGTGTGGTTACATTAGTGCCGTTCTCCATGCAGCTTGAGTACGGCTTGCAGAATCTGCCGTTACCGTCGTTTTCTGAATACATCGAGCTGGCCACCTATCTGCGTATCGAAAAAGGCAGCCTCAACCTCAACGGCAAAGTGGATCTGAGCACCGAGGGCGAGGTGCCGGTGTCGTCGCAACTGGCGTTGGAAGTGAACGATTTTCAGGCCGAAGACCTGCGTACCGGTAAGCCAGTGATCCAGTTCACACAGATCAAAGCCGCCGACGCCGTGCTGGAAACCCAAAGCAAACAATTCAAACTGGCGGCGCTCACCATCACCGAGCCCAATCTGCTGGTGGAGATCGGCAAAGACAAACAACTGAACTGGGCCACCATCGCCAGACCCGATCCAGGGGTGACAGAGGCGGTCGCCAGCGCCGAACAGGAAGTGGCAGCGGATGCACAGCAAGCGGCAGCAAGCGGCTGGAATTACGTCATCGGCAAAGTAGAAATAAACAATGGCCTCACCCGCTTTGTAGACAACAGCGTATCGCCCGTGTTTCAGACCGGTCTGCACAGCATGGCGTTCGAACTGGATGAAGTGGCCAGCAACAACTCCACGCCGGTGCCGTTCAGTCTCACCAGTAAAATCGACCGTTACGCTCCGTTCAACGTCAAAGGCACCCTCGACCCCATAGCCAAACAGCCAGGCTTTGAATTCAAAAGCCAACTGCGAGGATTGGAGCTGCCGCCACTTTCACCTTATTCCGCCGCTTTTATTGCCCACAACCTGGAGAGCGGCAAGCTCAACCTACAGCTGGATTATCGCCTGCACGACCGTAAATTGAAGGGCGAAAACGGCATTATTGCAGACCAACTCTATCTGGGTGAAAAAGTGCCCAGTGAAGACGCCATTGACGCACCGGTGTCCCTTGGGTTGGCGTTGCTGCGGGATGTGAATGGCGTTATTGATCTGGATGTGGGAGTGTCTGGCGATCTGGACGATCCGGGGTTCAGTATCTCAGGGGTTATCCTCAAAGCCTTCTTGAACGTCATGGTGAAAGCCGCCAGCTCGCCGTTTCAGCTACTGGGCTCGCTGGTAGGCGGGAGCGAAGACATAGGTGAAATTGAATTTGCGGCGGGTTTTGCCGACCTCACCGATGATAGCCAGCAACGCCTGCAGAAGCTCACAGAAGCACTGCAGCAACGTCCGCAGTTGATCGTGCGTTTCCACGGTGGAGCGTTCGCCCCCGAGGATGTGCCCGTATTGAAAAAGCTGCGCATACAGGATCGAGTAGCGGATGATCGTAAAATGTCGTTGCTTGAATTGCGCGAAGAAGCCGGTGATGTGGACTGGTGGAGCGTGCGTGCCAATCGCAAAGCCATACTGCGAATCAACGATGAACTGAAACTGCCCGACACCGGTGAGCGTGAGGATGCGTTGCAGGCGCAGAACCCTGAATTAAAAGGGAATGAGCTGGAGGCAGCCGTCTATCAAGCCATGTACGAGGACGTCGCGGACAAGCAAGAGATCACCTCGACCGACCTGCTGGCACTGGCGGACGCCCGCGCCCTGGTCATCAAACAATATCTAGTGGATGTAACCCAATTGAATCATGGGCGGGTGTCCGTGGCCAAAACCAAAAAAGCCCACCTGAAAGGCCGGGTTGTGAAGCTGGGGATCGATGCCCGATGAGCTCAGTGCAGGGGGATTGGGTTTTTCTGCGGGGGTTAGTGCGTCAGCAAAAACACTGGGAGCAGTTTCCTGAACTGTTTGCCAAGGCGTTTCCAGAAGCACGCATTCATCTGCTGGATCTGCCGGGAAACGGCGCCTTGTGTGATCGCCCCAGCCCGTTAACCATCCGCGAAATGATGGAGTCCGCCCGACGTTTGTTGAAAGCTCGAAGCGTGAACGGCCCTGTCAACCTGCTGGCGATTTCATTGGGTGGGATGGTGGCTCTGGAATGGATGCACCGGCATCGGCAGGAAGTTACCTCTGCCGTAATCATCAACTCCTCCATGCGGGATGTGGGCACGGTGCTGGATCGGCTGCAGCCTGAAAACTACCTCGCCATCTTGAAACAGGCTTTGCTGGATCGAGACCTGCAAAGCCGTGAGCAACTGATACTGGATATCTCCAGTAACCTGTATCCACACAAAGCTCAGTTGGCGCGCAAGTGGGCACAATACGCCCGCACTCATCCTACCAGTACCAAAAACGCGGTGCGCCAATTGATGGCAGCGGCCCGTTACCGAGCGCCCAAGCGCTGTCCTCATGATCGAGTGCTGTTATTGAACAGCGCCCGTGACCGATTGGTAAACCCGATCTGTACCCGGCGCTTGGCTGAGCGTTGGTCGTGGCCGCTGGCAACTCACGCCAGTGCGGGGCACGATTTACCGTTGGATGATGGCCGTTGGATCATTCACCAAATTGAACATTGGCTTCAGGAGTCAGCGTAGCCATGAGCTTGTCGGTGATTCTGCGCTCATCCCGTATTCCGTTTTTGATTTTAACGCCCATATGCATATTTCTGGGGGCAGCAGCAGTGATCGCCCAGGGGCTGCCAATCTCGGGGCAAACCTTAACGCTGGCACTGGTGGGGGGCTTGCTGGCTCACATCAGTGTGAACACACTGAACGAGTACCTGGACTTTGCCAGCGGCCTGGATCTGAATACCCGCCGTACCCCTTTCAGTGGTGGCAGCGGCGCGTTGCCCGAGCATCCGGAGCAGTCCCGTGCGGTATTATGGGTTGGGGTGATCAGCTTGTTGCTGGTCATCGCAATTGGCCTGTATTTTCTGTGGCGGCACGGCCTTGCTCTGCTCCCATTGGGTGTGGCGGGGCTGCTGCTGGTAGTGTTGTACACTCGCTGGATCAATGGATTGCCGTGGTTGTGCCTGATTGCACCGGGTCTGGGATTTGGTGTGTTGATGGTCGTGGGCACCCAGTTTGTACTCACGGGAGATTACCGCATAACCTCCCTGCTGGTTGGCCTGATTCCATTCTTATTGGTCAATAACCTGCTGCTGTTAAATCAATACCCGGATGTACAAGCCGATGCATCCATCGGCCGTAATCACTTTCCCATCGCCTATGGTGTGGCCGCCAGTAATGTTGCTTATGGCATTATGTGGTTGCTGGCTGGCCTGTTGATCGTTTTGTATGCCGTGTCTGGTCTGCTTAGCCTGTGGAGCCTGCTTGCATTGGCACCCTGGTTATTGGGGGCGGTGGCGTGGCGAGGAGCCCGAACCTGCGGCTTTGACATAGGCCAGCAACCGCAACTGCTGGCACTGAATGTCATGGCAACCCTGCTAACACCGTTAACGTTGGCACTGGTGTTAGCTTTGGCGTAGTAACGCATGGCGGATTAGTTAAGCGGTAATCCGTTTTTCAGGCGTCGGCGGAAATCCCACAACAGCGCGCTGGAGGGCAGCTGACGAAGCTGGCGCGGCATACGGTTGTTGACGGCCCCCAGCAACTTAATGATGCGGTTAAAGTTACGCTGTTCTTTGTCACCCCATTTCAAGCCCATTTGCGTGCGGATGCGGGGGTGCAGAAACCCAGCCGTCATCAGTTTGGCAAATCGGCCAAAGGGAATACTCACAGCAGGGCCTGCAAAACTCAGATCCACCAGCTGCAATAACCAGTCTCGTACGTCTTCCGGCATTTCCATGCGGTCAAGGTTTTCATTCCAGTAAACCCAGAACGCATTGATGTCTTTTGGCCACATGTCCGGGCGCACCTGCAGGGTTGTGCCCAATGGCTTGGCGTATTCATAAAACCGCTCCAGATCCGCCTGGGACATCGGGCCGCGCAATTTTTCATATACATCCACATGGCCCCAAAACAAGCAAGCGGCCACCCACAGCTGCAGTTCCGGATCCAGTGCCCGGTACTTGATGGGGGAGGCTTCAGTGGAGGTTACCTGTGCATGGGCGACATTAATGGCGCGCCGATAAGCCAGTTTTTCTTCGGTGGTGCCTTGCATGGCCACCGCCAGATAGGTCAACGTGGTGCGGGCGCGCTTGATGGGGTGATGCAAAATGGAGCCGGACTCAACACGGCTTTCCATCACCCCGTGGCCAACCCCGGGATAGGCCAATTGCATAATGGTATTGGCAACGCCGCTTAATAACCCCACGCTGTCGATGCAGCCCGGAATCGCCGCGTCGATCTCCTTTCCGCTTTGTGGAGCCCACTGGGTTTGTATTGGCTGGTGGCTGGGCTTTGGGTCTTCAACCTGTTTCTTGGCAGCAGAATTCATAATCTTGCTCTTATGGTATGGTATTCAGATATCCTAAACTAAGCGAATATTCAGAAAAACTCGGATATTAATTAAGCAGGATAAGACCCTTTGACAAAGCGACAACAGTTTGATTTAAAAGAGAAAAAGTCTCCAAGGCAGGCGCGCTCCAAGGCGACGGTAGGGGCTATAATCCAAGCAAGTGCTCAGTTATTGGAAGAGGAGGGTTATGCCGCATTAACCACCAATGGGGTGGCAGAGCGGGCTGGGGTCAGCATTGGCTCAGTCTACGAGTACTTCCCTGGCAAAGAAGCCATCGTGGCTGCGGTTGCCACGCAATTGGTCGAAGTATCACTGCAGAAAATGCAGGCTGCATTGCTGAGCGTGGAAGATATGGATTTTGAGCCTGCCATGCGCAGCTGGATTTACAGCCTTTATGCGGTGTCCCGCGATCAACACCGGCTGCTTAAAGTGCTGCTGTTCCAAGTGCCTTTTATACATAAAGTGCCCGCAGTGGAGGGCCTGCGCACAGAGCTGTTTCGGCTGGCGTTGGTTGGGGCCAGTAAAACCCGAGAACACCTGTTTATAACACCCTCGCGGGAATCGCTTTACCTTATCACCACCATGACCGGATCAACATTATTGCAACTGGCCATTATGCCGCCACCGGGTCTGCAGGTAGAGGCAATCATAGATGAGCTAGCCCATAAAATGGTGCAGTGGCTGCACGAGCTGCGGGATTCACCGCCGCCCGGCTAACGCACAGCTAAGCATCTGGGTTTACCCTCGCAACATCACCCGCCCTACCAGGTTAGAGAAGCCCTGTGGGAAAGTGCGGGTGAGTATGTCCAGCACATAAGCATCTTTACCCACCAGCAGCCGCTGCTTGTTCTTCTGAATACCGCCGATGATAATGCTGGCGGCCTTTTCTGCTGTTGTGCCTGCGATTTTGTCAAAGCGGGCGGCTGCCTGCTCTTTGGATAACTTGGGATCCAATGGTTGCACCACACGGCTATTGCGCACGATATTGGTTTTGATGCCGCCGGGGTGTACTGAGGTGATGTGGATATTAGAGCCGCGTAATTCCTGAATCAGCGTTTGGTTCAGTGCTTTCACCGCATGTTTGGCGCAATTGTAGGGGCCATTACTGGGGAACGGAAAGAAGCCGTTTACGCTGGAAATATTGACAATATGACCTTCTGGGCGCTGCCTTAGATAGGGCAAAAAGGCTTTCGTGCCATACAGCACACCATAAAAAACAATATCAAATACCCAATTGAAATCGTCGTAATTCAAATCTTCAATCAGCCCCTGTGATGCCACGCCCGCATTGTTGATGATCACATCAACGCCGCCATGAGCGTTCACGACATCCTCTGCCCATTGATACACCTGATCCTTGTTGGAAACATCAACAATGTGAGTGGTCACCCGAGTTGATGCAGGCAGGCTTGCTGCGGTCTCCTTTAGCCCCTCTGCGTTAACGTCCGCCAGTGCCAGCTGGCAGCCCCGCTCAGCCAGCTGTAGTGCCAACGCTCGCCCAATACCCGAAGAAGCGCCGGTTAAGGCAACCACTTTGTTCGTCAATGATTTCATCTTGGTTCCTGATCGTTATGGTGTTATTAAGGAAGTAGCCAGTCATTGTTATGTCTAAACCTTAAACAAAATTAGAACCGGGAACCAGATGGTAATGGGACGAAATGATTGTCATATCAGGCCAGCTGCTACGGACTTTGAGGTAAACTTGGTTTTGGGGTGAATAGCTGAGGTATGCCATAGTGGATGTAGTATCCTGGCTTGGGCTTTATTGATTTAACTCGCTGCGATGAGTTTAATTCCTATTAAACGATCCAGACTGAACAAAGGAGAGGGGTATGATTACGTATTTTTATTGGCTGGTGGTGGTTGCCCTGGCTGTCGGTGTGCTGGGTATTTTCGGGAAAATGAACCACTGGAAACCTGCCCTGATCGGATGTGGTGCGATTTTAATGGTGGGTTCACTGGCCTACTATTTTCACTTTCAACAAGTGTTTGTTAAGCGATATGGCGGTGTCATGACCATTGAGGTTCCCGCAGGTCAGCAGCATATAGCGGCAACCTGGAAGGATGACAATCTATGGGTGGAGAATTACGACCCTAAAGCAAATGTTTGCCACTTTAATGAATATTCCAAAGGCAACTTATTGCAGGGCAAGGTCACCATAAAGAATTGTTTCCCCATCGCGGCGCAGAATCACAAAAAGCAGTCGCTTGAGGCAAAGTAAGCCCAAGGCATGACAAGTTACATCATCCTAAGCTGGCTATGTATCGTCGCCAGCTTCCCATCTGGGTGATGTCTTTAGCACCATCCAGGCCGCAAGCTTCACAGATAAAAC containing:
- a CDS encoding oxygenase MpaB family protein; amino-acid sequence: MNSAAKKQVEDPKPSHQPIQTQWAPQSGKEIDAAIPGCIDSVGLLSGVANTIMQLAYPGVGHGVMESRVESGSILHHPIKRARTTLTYLAVAMQGTTEEKLAYRRAINVAHAQVTSTEASPIKYRALDPELQLWVAACLFWGHVDVYEKLRGPMSQADLERFYEYAKPLGTTLQVRPDMWPKDINAFWVYWNENLDRMEMPEDVRDWLLQLVDLSFAGPAVSIPFGRFAKLMTAGFLHPRIRTQMGLKWGDKEQRNFNRIIKLLGAVNNRMPRQLRQLPSSALLWDFRRRLKNGLPLN
- a CDS encoding alpha/beta fold hydrolase; translated protein: MSSVQGDWVFLRGLVRQQKHWEQFPELFAKAFPEARIHLLDLPGNGALCDRPSPLTIREMMESARRLLKARSVNGPVNLLAISLGGMVALEWMHRHRQEVTSAVIINSSMRDVGTVLDRLQPENYLAILKQALLDRDLQSREQLILDISSNLYPHKAQLARKWAQYARTHPTSTKNAVRQLMAAARYRAPKRCPHDRVLLLNSARDRLVNPICTRRLAERWSWPLATHASAGHDLPLDDGRWIIHQIEHWLQESA
- a CDS encoding prenyltransferase, with amino-acid sequence MSLSVILRSSRIPFLILTPICIFLGAAAVIAQGLPISGQTLTLALVGGLLAHISVNTLNEYLDFASGLDLNTRRTPFSGGSGALPEHPEQSRAVLWVGVISLLLVIAIGLYFLWRHGLALLPLGVAGLLLVVLYTRWINGLPWLCLIAPGLGFGVLMVVGTQFVLTGDYRITSLLVGLIPFLLVNNLLLLNQYPDVQADASIGRNHFPIAYGVAASNVAYGIMWLLAGLLIVLYAVSGLLSLWSLLALAPWLLGAVAWRGARTCGFDIGQQPQLLALNVMATLLTPLTLALVLALA
- a CDS encoding TetR/AcrR family transcriptional regulator; protein product: MTKRQQFDLKEKKSPRQARSKATVGAIIQASAQLLEEEGYAALTTNGVAERAGVSIGSVYEYFPGKEAIVAAVATQLVEVSLQKMQAALLSVEDMDFEPAMRSWIYSLYAVSRDQHRLLKVLLFQVPFIHKVPAVEGLRTELFRLALVGASKTREHLFITPSRESLYLITTMTGSTLLQLAIMPPPGLQVEAIIDELAHKMVQWLHELRDSPPPG
- a CDS encoding SDR family NAD(P)-dependent oxidoreductase, whose product is MKSLTNKVVALTGASSGIGRALALQLAERGCQLALADVNAEGLKETAASLPASTRVTTHIVDVSNKDQVYQWAEDVVNAHGGVDVIINNAGVASQGLIEDLNYDDFNWVFDIVFYGVLYGTKAFLPYLRQRPEGHIVNISSVNGFFPFPSNGPYNCAKHAVKALNQTLIQELRGSNIHITSVHPGGIKTNIVRNSRVVQPLDPKLSKEQAAARFDKIAGTTAEKAASIIIGGIQKNKQRLLVGKDAYVLDILTRTFPQGFSNLVGRVMLRG